The segment GAGACGAAGCCGTCGCGGCGGAGCGTGGCCAGGCCCACCGAGCCGATGCCCGGCAGCTCGCCGCGGTCGACGCGGGCGGTCAGGTTCTCCCAGTACTGCGGATCGCGGGTGCCGGCGTGCGTGGTGCAGTTGCCGCTGTAGTAGAACCAGAGCCGACTGTCCTTGACGATGGGCAGGCAGGGATACCAGGCCATCGCCCAATCGAACTGGCCGGGTTCGCCGCGGTCGATGAACGGTTGGCGGCCGCCGAGGCGCTGCCAGTCGATAAGGTCGCGGCTGGCCACAAGCTGCAGGTGGCCGGGTCCGGGTTGGTTGTTCTTCCCGATCCGGCCGAACTCGTACGACGGATCGAAGATCAGCAGCAGGCCGATGTAGAGTTCCTCGTAGGGCACGATCAGCATGGTATAGAACTCGCAGCGGCGGTCTTCGCGGCAGTCGTGGATCAGCGATCCGTCGGCCACGGCCGCTTCGATCCGCTGGTGGGCCATCGTGTCGTCCTGCTCGTCGGGAGTCAGGATGCGGATGGGGTTTCGCCACTGGCGCAGGTCGTCAGCCTCGACGAGGGCCTGGACGCGCCGGGTCGGCTGAAGGGGGCCCGATCCGTCGAATCGGCCGACCGGCTGACACCATCGGGCGACGCCCAGGTATCGCGGGAGGTTTTGCGGTTTCGGGTAGCCCGGCGGATCATCCGGGCCGCAAAACGGCCTGGTGGATTTGACCGGGATGAACGTGTCGCCCGCTCCGAGTACCTTGCACGGCCCGCGATCGGTCCATTTGACGCCATCGGCGGAGCTCTGGACGATCAGACCCTTATCGCCCGCGTAGGCGATGGTCTGGTAGCGGTGATCCGGCCCGAGCGGCGAGAAGTCGTCATCGCCCGCGACGATATAGAACACCTTGCCGTCGACGAGGTTGTTGTCCTTCGAACCGTCGCATTCGACCAGGCCTAATGGAGGCTTTTCCCAGCGAACGCCGTCCGAGGACACGGCGTAGCAGGACCTGACCTCGCCGGTGAAGTACCACATCTTGAACAGGCGGTCGGCCGGGTCGTAGATCGTGCTGCAGTTGACCGAGACGTTGCGTCTTTCCCATGGCTTGTCCGGCCGGATCACCGGGTTGGCCGGGTGCTTGTCGGCGGCGTGCATCCGGCGGGTCAGGCCGGACATTTGAGCTACGTGGAAGTCGTCCACAAACAGTCGGCGCGGCGATCGGGCGTTCATGGGGGCTCCTTCTATTTCTTCTGGGCGTTGATGTCGATCCCCAGCGGGGCCTTCGGCTGGGGCATTTCGCGGAAGGCCCGGTCGAGCCTGTGGTCGTTGTAGAAGAAGTCGATCGGCACGATGGTCAGCTTGGCGTCCATGATGCCCCACTGGCTGATCCAGTGGCCGCGGGCGTAGGTGACGTAGGCGTAGCCGTCGATGAAGCCGATCGAGGGGTTCATGTAGGCGTAGCGGTGGTCGTCCTCGAGGTCCTTGATGTTCTCCCAGGTTCGGCCGCCGTCGCGCGAGATCGCGACGGTCAGCGGGCAGCGCAGGCCGTAGTGGCGGCGATGCCAGTGCGGCTTGTAGTCGTAGTTCCAGCAGGCCAGGAGGTCTCGCGTGTTCGGGACCCTCGCCAGATGAGCGCCGGCTTCGGGGCAGACCAACGCCGACGGCTCAACTGCCGACCATGTCTCGCCGCCGTCGTCCGAGAACGACTGGTACTGTGAGCCCAACTGGGTGCGCATCAGCATCAGGCATCGCCCGTCGGCGATCTCGGCGATCACCGGTTCCATCAACCCTCGCTTGGCGGCGCGGAGCTCGCTGCGACTCTCGCGCCAGGTCGCCCCGCCGTCGTCGCTGTAGCAGACGATGGTCGAGTAGTTCTCGTCGGCAGCCCGGCTGCGGGAGGTGTAGGCGATCGGGTAGATTAGCCGGCCGCCGTCGAGCTGGACCAGCCGGCCGTTGCACGGGCAGTTGTAACCCTCGCGCGGCGTGATGCGGGCGGGCTCGCCGAAGGTCTTGCCCTCGTCGGACGAACGGAGCAGGTAGATCTGCATGTTGTCGTAGGCTTCCATGCGGTAGAAGGCGACGGCCAGTTCGCCCGAGCCGAGGCGCAGCCAGCCGCCGGTGCCGCAGTGCATCTTCGCCTCGTTGGGAAAGATGGTGAACGACCGTCCCCACGTCCGCCCGCCGTCTGTCGAGCGCTTGCCCTTGGTGATCTCGGTCGCTTCGTCGGCCCGGCCGGTCTTGTGGCAATAGGGCAGCAGAAGCGAGCCGTCGTTGAGTTTCACGACGTTGTCCGGCGAGGTGCGCGGGCAGTCTCGGCTGCGCGGGCAGACGACGAGGCTGTAGTAGCCGTTCTCGAGGAACTCCAGTTGGGCCATGGCGGCTTTCCTCTGCGTCCGGTCCGTGCTTTCGTGGAGCGAGACCTTTGGCGGATTATAGGCTCAGCGGGCGGATGTGCAAGGCATTTCGATTTCCTATCGGCGGCGGAGGCCCCTTGACCGGTTCCAGCCGCACCGTTACCTTTGTGGCCGGTTCGAACCACCATAGAGGGCCTCCGCGATGAACAGCGACGTTGTCTTGCCTTCCGCCCGTCAGACTCTATGCCTGAGCGGCGAAGACTGGGAATTGTCTTGCGACCCGCAGTGGTCGAGTGACCAGAGCATTGCCGCGAGCGTGCCGGGCGACGTTCACGCCGATCTGGAGCGGGCCGGACGGCTGGCGGATATCCACTACGGCCTGAACAGCCGAGAGGGCCGCGACGTTCCCGCCAAGCCGTGGTGGTATCGCAAGCGGTTCGTCGTGCCGGAGTCGTGGCGTGGCAAGACGATGCGGCTGCGGTTTGACGGGGTGGACTACGCCTGCCGCGTGCGGCTCAACGACGTGGAGCTGGGCCGGCACGAAGGGCAGTTCACGACGTTCGAATTCGACGTGACGCGGATCGCGAAGCCGGGCGATGAGAATGTCCTGGTGATTCAAATCGAGCCGGCGTCGCCGGAGGTGCTCGAGAAGCTGTTCAGCCAGACCGGCTACGGCTGGCCCCACTACCACGCATTCGAAGCGATGGTCCGGCAGTTGCCGTACTGGAAATGCCGGACGGCGACGGGTTGGGATTGGGGCACGCCGGTCTTTACGCTGGGCATCTGGCAGGACGTGAATCTCGTCGCGACGAACGGGGCGACGATCTCGCAAATCACCATCAAGCCCGAGTTGACGGCGCCGTACGACCGGGCGATGCTGCATTTGACAGCCGACGTTCGGACGACCAAGCCGAGGACGGTCGAGCTGATCTGTTCCGCCGAGTGCATCACCGCAGACGGGCCGGTTTCCCGCAGTTCTGTTAAGGTTGAGTGCGGTGAGGACAATACGGTCGTTCGACACAGTCTACGCGTGAGCGCGCCGGCGCTCTGGTGGCCTTGCGGCTACGGCGAGCAGAACCTCTATCGCCTGACCGTGACGGCCAAGGATGCGGACACCGGTGAGCCGCTGGATTCGGCCCAGACGACCTTCGGCATCCGCGATCTGCAGATCCTGGAGAATCCCGGAGCTGAGGATTTCCGCCGCTACTCCGACTACACGACGGGCAAAAGAGAGCTTAAGGATGCATCGTCGGTGTCGTCGCCGCAGCGGTATCTGATCTCGATCAACGGCCGGAAGGTCTTCGCCCAGGGCGGCAACTGGGTGCCCTGCGATCTGCTCTACGGCAGGGCTCACGACTCGGACTACGAGCGGTTGATCCGGTTGGCGGCGGAGGCGAATTTC is part of the Phycisphaerae bacterium genome and harbors:
- a CDS encoding exo-alpha-sialidase translates to MAQLEFLENGYYSLVVCPRSRDCPRTSPDNVVKLNDGSLLLPYCHKTGRADEATEITKGKRSTDGGRTWGRSFTIFPNEAKMHCGTGGWLRLGSGELAVAFYRMEAYDNMQIYLLRSSDEGKTFGEPARITPREGYNCPCNGRLVQLDGGRLIYPIAYTSRSRAADENYSTIVCYSDDGGATWRESRSELRAAKRGLMEPVIAEIADGRCLMLMRTQLGSQYQSFSDDGGETWSAVEPSALVCPEAGAHLARVPNTRDLLACWNYDYKPHWHRRHYGLRCPLTVAISRDGGRTWENIKDLEDDHRYAYMNPSIGFIDGYAYVTYARGHWISQWGIMDAKLTIVPIDFFYNDHRLDRAFREMPQPKAPLGIDINAQKK